A single genomic interval of Scatophagus argus isolate fScaArg1 chromosome 22, fScaArg1.pri, whole genome shotgun sequence harbors:
- the LOC124054065 gene encoding cytochrome c oxidase assembly factor 6 homolog isoform X2: protein MAAGRKLFITTQASIIKDVFWEKFCLSRGLAVMTAPNAEERKACWNARDHLWKCLDDNYDKAESCQKFQREFEANCPAQ, encoded by the exons ATGGCAGCCGGACGAAAACTGTTTATTACTACACAAGCGTCCATAATCAAAGACGTCTTCTGGGAGAAATTctg tctctCCCGGGGTCTAGCAGTAATGACAGCTCCAAAcgctgaagaaagaaaagcctgCTGGAACGCCAGAGACCATCTGTGGAAATGTCTGGATGACAATTATGACAAAGCTGAATCCTGCCAGAAGTTCCAGAGGGAGTTTGAGGCAAATTGCCCTGCTCA gtga
- the LOC124054065 gene encoding cytochrome c oxidase assembly factor 6 homolog isoform X1 gives MTAPNAEERKACWNARDHLWKCLDDNYDKAESCQKFQREFEANCPAQWVKYFTKRRDYLKYKEKMQTQGFIPGEGPKQPS, from the exons ATGACAGCTCCAAAcgctgaagaaagaaaagcctgCTGGAACGCCAGAGACCATCTGTGGAAATGTCTGGATGACAATTATGACAAAGCTGAATCCTGCCAGAAGTTCCAGAGGGAGTTTGAGGCAAATTGCCCTGCTCAGTGG gtgaaatatttcaccaagaGGAGAGACTACCTGAAATACAAGGAGAAGATGCAGACACAAGGCTTCATTCCTGGTGAGGGCCCCAAGCAGCCTTCCTAA
- the slc13a4 gene encoding solute carrier family 13 member 4 isoform X2, whose product MRLEAAARMDLFRKLWKARKLIVVVFIPLSLLPLPLIHPTSEACCAYVLMVTAVYWVSEAVPLGAAALVPAFLYPLFGVLKSSEVAAEYCKDTTLLLMGVICLAASIEKWNLHKRIALRMVMIAGAKPGMLVLGFMCCTVFLSMWLSNTSTTAMVMPIAEAVLQQLICTGLADGHNDSETAEAPEDDSAVSDKEENLDKNQLELLYHNDSGCTKQELSAVSEVQTGEVNGLGLRPIPNQDFIRHTNGHLPQVAIEIPNVKRVKARRDSQYPTKRDHMICKCLSLSITYAATIGGLITITGTSTNLIFAEQFNTRYPDAKVINFGTWFIFSFPIAIIMLVLTWLWLHFLFLGCNFRETCSLSKKRKTRREMLSEKRIHEEYAKLGPISYPEVVTGVFFILMTVLWFTREPGFVPGWTSLFEKKGYRTDATVSVLLGFLLFLIPARRPFSSSSSSSSYENTDDDDPLAPMIKWKDFQRLMPWEIVILVGGGYALAAGCKVSGLSVWIGRQLEPMSGLPPWAVTLLACLLVSAVTEFASNPATLTVFLPILSALSETLYINPLHTLIPSTMCVSFGVMLPVGNPPNAIVFSYGHVQISDMVKAGFGVNLIGVAVVMLAITTWGVPLFNLTEFPAWAVARNVTGTL is encoded by the exons GAGGCCTGCTGTGCGTACGTGCTGATGGTGACAGCAGTCTACTGGGTGTCGGAAGCTGTTCCCCTGGGGGCTGCTGCTCTGGTACCTGCTTTCCTCTATCCACTCTTTGGGGTGCTTAAATCCAGCGAG gtggcAGCAGAATATTGTAAGGACACaactctgctgctgatgggagTCATCTGCCTGGCAGCCTCCATAGAGAAGTGGAACCTGCACAAACGCATCGCTCTACGCATGGTGATGATTGCAGGGGCCAAGCCTGGCAT GTTGGTGCTGGGCTTCATGTGCTGCACAGTGTTTCTATCCATGTGGCTCAGCAACACATCCACCACAGCCATGGTGATGCCCATCGCAGAGGCggtcctgcagcagctgatctgCACCGGCCTGGCTGACGGCCACAACGATTCAGAAACTGCCGAGGCACCCGAAGATGACAGCG CTGTTTCAGACAAAGAAGAGAACCTGGACAAAAACCAGCTAGAGCTGCTCTATCATAACGAcag TGGCTGCACTAAACAGGAGCTCTCTGCAGTGAGTGAG GTCCAGACTGGGGAGGTCAATGGTTTGGGTCTAAGGCCAATCCCTAACCAGGACTTCATCAGACACACCAATGGACACCTGCCTCAG GTTGCGATTGAAATCCCTAATGTTAAGCGGGTGAAGGCCAGGAGAGACTCCCAGTATCCCACCAAGAGGGATCACATGATTTGTAAATGCTTGTCACTCAGCATCACGTACGCTGCAACGATCGGCGGTCTCATCACCATCACCGGCACGTCGACCAACCTCATCTTTGCAGAACAGTTTAACAC tCGTTATCCAGATGCGAAGGTGATAAACTTCGGCACGTGGTTCATCTTCAGCTTCCCCATCGCCATCATCATGCTGGTCCTCACCTGGCTCTGGCTGCACTTCCTCTTCCTTGGCTGcaa CTTCAGGGAAACATGCTCACTGAGTAAGAAACGCAAAACCAGAAGAGAGATGCTGTCAGAGAAGAGGATTCATGAGGAGTATGCAAAACTGGGACCCATCag ctACCCAGAGGTGGTGACCGGTGTTTTCTTCATCTTGATGACTGTGCTGTGGTTCACCAGAGAGCCTGGATTTGTGCCGGGCTGGACGTCCCTTTTTGAGAA GAAAGGCTACAGGACTGATGCGACAGTGTCTGTCCTTCTGGgcttcctgctcttcctcatCCCCGCCAGACgacccttctcctcctcctcctcctcctctagcTATGAAAACACAG ATGATGATGACCCGCTGGCTCCCATGATCAAGTGGAAGGACTTCCAGAGGCTGATGCCATGGGAGATTGTCATCCTGGTCGGAGGAGGCTATGCACTGGCTGCTGGTTGCAAG gtgtcaGGGCTGTCGGTGTGGATTGGCAGACAGCTGGAGCCCATGAGTGGTCTTCCCCCCTGGGCCGTCACCCTGCTGGCCTGCCTGCTGGTGTCGGCGGTCACAGAGTTCGCATCCAACCCAGCAACTCTCACCGTCTTCCTGCCTATCCTGTCAGCGCTG TCAGAGACGCTGTACATCAACCCTCTCCACACTTTGATCCCGTCCACCATGTGTGTGTCATTCGGGGTCATGCTTCCAGTGGGGAACCCCCCCAACGCCATTGTCTTCAGTTACGGCCACGTGCAGATCAGCGACATG GTGAAAGCAGGCTTCGGGGTGAACCTGATCGGTGTAGCAGTGGTGATGTTGGCCATCACTACTTGGGGGGTTCCCCTCTTCAACCTGACTGAGTTTCCAGCCTGGGCGGTGGCCAGGAATGTCACCGGGACCTTATAA
- the slc13a4 gene encoding solute carrier family 13 member 4 isoform X1, with protein sequence MRLEAAARMDLFRKLWKARKLIVVVFIPLSLLPLPLIHPTSEACCAYVLMVTAVYWVSEAVPLGAAALVPAFLYPLFGVLKSSEVAAEYCKDTTLLLMGVICLAASIEKWNLHKRIALRMVMIAGAKPGMLVLGFMCCTVFLSMWLSNTSTTAMVMPIAEAVLQQLICTGLADGHNDSETAEAPEDDSAVSDKEENLDKNQLELLYHNDRSGCTKQELSAVSEVQTGEVNGLGLRPIPNQDFIRHTNGHLPQVAIEIPNVKRVKARRDSQYPTKRDHMICKCLSLSITYAATIGGLITITGTSTNLIFAEQFNTRYPDAKVINFGTWFIFSFPIAIIMLVLTWLWLHFLFLGCNFRETCSLSKKRKTRREMLSEKRIHEEYAKLGPISYPEVVTGVFFILMTVLWFTREPGFVPGWTSLFEKKGYRTDATVSVLLGFLLFLIPARRPFSSSSSSSSYENTDDDDPLAPMIKWKDFQRLMPWEIVILVGGGYALAAGCKVSGLSVWIGRQLEPMSGLPPWAVTLLACLLVSAVTEFASNPATLTVFLPILSALSETLYINPLHTLIPSTMCVSFGVMLPVGNPPNAIVFSYGHVQISDMVKAGFGVNLIGVAVVMLAITTWGVPLFNLTEFPAWAVARNVTGTL encoded by the exons GAGGCCTGCTGTGCGTACGTGCTGATGGTGACAGCAGTCTACTGGGTGTCGGAAGCTGTTCCCCTGGGGGCTGCTGCTCTGGTACCTGCTTTCCTCTATCCACTCTTTGGGGTGCTTAAATCCAGCGAG gtggcAGCAGAATATTGTAAGGACACaactctgctgctgatgggagTCATCTGCCTGGCAGCCTCCATAGAGAAGTGGAACCTGCACAAACGCATCGCTCTACGCATGGTGATGATTGCAGGGGCCAAGCCTGGCAT GTTGGTGCTGGGCTTCATGTGCTGCACAGTGTTTCTATCCATGTGGCTCAGCAACACATCCACCACAGCCATGGTGATGCCCATCGCAGAGGCggtcctgcagcagctgatctgCACCGGCCTGGCTGACGGCCACAACGATTCAGAAACTGCCGAGGCACCCGAAGATGACAGCG CTGTTTCAGACAAAGAAGAGAACCTGGACAAAAACCAGCTAGAGCTGCTCTATCATAACGAcag AAGTGGCTGCACTAAACAGGAGCTCTCTGCAGTGAGTGAG GTCCAGACTGGGGAGGTCAATGGTTTGGGTCTAAGGCCAATCCCTAACCAGGACTTCATCAGACACACCAATGGACACCTGCCTCAG GTTGCGATTGAAATCCCTAATGTTAAGCGGGTGAAGGCCAGGAGAGACTCCCAGTATCCCACCAAGAGGGATCACATGATTTGTAAATGCTTGTCACTCAGCATCACGTACGCTGCAACGATCGGCGGTCTCATCACCATCACCGGCACGTCGACCAACCTCATCTTTGCAGAACAGTTTAACAC tCGTTATCCAGATGCGAAGGTGATAAACTTCGGCACGTGGTTCATCTTCAGCTTCCCCATCGCCATCATCATGCTGGTCCTCACCTGGCTCTGGCTGCACTTCCTCTTCCTTGGCTGcaa CTTCAGGGAAACATGCTCACTGAGTAAGAAACGCAAAACCAGAAGAGAGATGCTGTCAGAGAAGAGGATTCATGAGGAGTATGCAAAACTGGGACCCATCag ctACCCAGAGGTGGTGACCGGTGTTTTCTTCATCTTGATGACTGTGCTGTGGTTCACCAGAGAGCCTGGATTTGTGCCGGGCTGGACGTCCCTTTTTGAGAA GAAAGGCTACAGGACTGATGCGACAGTGTCTGTCCTTCTGGgcttcctgctcttcctcatCCCCGCCAGACgacccttctcctcctcctcctcctcctctagcTATGAAAACACAG ATGATGATGACCCGCTGGCTCCCATGATCAAGTGGAAGGACTTCCAGAGGCTGATGCCATGGGAGATTGTCATCCTGGTCGGAGGAGGCTATGCACTGGCTGCTGGTTGCAAG gtgtcaGGGCTGTCGGTGTGGATTGGCAGACAGCTGGAGCCCATGAGTGGTCTTCCCCCCTGGGCCGTCACCCTGCTGGCCTGCCTGCTGGTGTCGGCGGTCACAGAGTTCGCATCCAACCCAGCAACTCTCACCGTCTTCCTGCCTATCCTGTCAGCGCTG TCAGAGACGCTGTACATCAACCCTCTCCACACTTTGATCCCGTCCACCATGTGTGTGTCATTCGGGGTCATGCTTCCAGTGGGGAACCCCCCCAACGCCATTGTCTTCAGTTACGGCCACGTGCAGATCAGCGACATG GTGAAAGCAGGCTTCGGGGTGAACCTGATCGGTGTAGCAGTGGTGATGTTGGCCATCACTACTTGGGGGGTTCCCCTCTTCAACCTGACTGAGTTTCCAGCCTGGGCGGTGGCCAGGAATGTCACCGGGACCTTATAA
- the slc13a4 gene encoding solute carrier family 13 member 4 isoform X3, whose protein sequence is MVTAVYWVSEAVPLGAAALVPAFLYPLFGVLKSSEVAAEYCKDTTLLLMGVICLAASIEKWNLHKRIALRMVMIAGAKPGMLVLGFMCCTVFLSMWLSNTSTTAMVMPIAEAVLQQLICTGLADGHNDSETAEAPEDDSAVSDKEENLDKNQLELLYHNDRSGCTKQELSAVSEVQTGEVNGLGLRPIPNQDFIRHTNGHLPQVAIEIPNVKRVKARRDSQYPTKRDHMICKCLSLSITYAATIGGLITITGTSTNLIFAEQFNTRYPDAKVINFGTWFIFSFPIAIIMLVLTWLWLHFLFLGCNFRETCSLSKKRKTRREMLSEKRIHEEYAKLGPISYPEVVTGVFFILMTVLWFTREPGFVPGWTSLFEKKGYRTDATVSVLLGFLLFLIPARRPFSSSSSSSSYENTDDDDPLAPMIKWKDFQRLMPWEIVILVGGGYALAAGCKVSGLSVWIGRQLEPMSGLPPWAVTLLACLLVSAVTEFASNPATLTVFLPILSALSETLYINPLHTLIPSTMCVSFGVMLPVGNPPNAIVFSYGHVQISDMVKAGFGVNLIGVAVVMLAITTWGVPLFNLTEFPAWAVARNVTGTL, encoded by the exons ATGGTGACAGCAGTCTACTGGGTGTCGGAAGCTGTTCCCCTGGGGGCTGCTGCTCTGGTACCTGCTTTCCTCTATCCACTCTTTGGGGTGCTTAAATCCAGCGAG gtggcAGCAGAATATTGTAAGGACACaactctgctgctgatgggagTCATCTGCCTGGCAGCCTCCATAGAGAAGTGGAACCTGCACAAACGCATCGCTCTACGCATGGTGATGATTGCAGGGGCCAAGCCTGGCAT GTTGGTGCTGGGCTTCATGTGCTGCACAGTGTTTCTATCCATGTGGCTCAGCAACACATCCACCACAGCCATGGTGATGCCCATCGCAGAGGCggtcctgcagcagctgatctgCACCGGCCTGGCTGACGGCCACAACGATTCAGAAACTGCCGAGGCACCCGAAGATGACAGCG CTGTTTCAGACAAAGAAGAGAACCTGGACAAAAACCAGCTAGAGCTGCTCTATCATAACGAcag AAGTGGCTGCACTAAACAGGAGCTCTCTGCAGTGAGTGAG GTCCAGACTGGGGAGGTCAATGGTTTGGGTCTAAGGCCAATCCCTAACCAGGACTTCATCAGACACACCAATGGACACCTGCCTCAG GTTGCGATTGAAATCCCTAATGTTAAGCGGGTGAAGGCCAGGAGAGACTCCCAGTATCCCACCAAGAGGGATCACATGATTTGTAAATGCTTGTCACTCAGCATCACGTACGCTGCAACGATCGGCGGTCTCATCACCATCACCGGCACGTCGACCAACCTCATCTTTGCAGAACAGTTTAACAC tCGTTATCCAGATGCGAAGGTGATAAACTTCGGCACGTGGTTCATCTTCAGCTTCCCCATCGCCATCATCATGCTGGTCCTCACCTGGCTCTGGCTGCACTTCCTCTTCCTTGGCTGcaa CTTCAGGGAAACATGCTCACTGAGTAAGAAACGCAAAACCAGAAGAGAGATGCTGTCAGAGAAGAGGATTCATGAGGAGTATGCAAAACTGGGACCCATCag ctACCCAGAGGTGGTGACCGGTGTTTTCTTCATCTTGATGACTGTGCTGTGGTTCACCAGAGAGCCTGGATTTGTGCCGGGCTGGACGTCCCTTTTTGAGAA GAAAGGCTACAGGACTGATGCGACAGTGTCTGTCCTTCTGGgcttcctgctcttcctcatCCCCGCCAGACgacccttctcctcctcctcctcctcctctagcTATGAAAACACAG ATGATGATGACCCGCTGGCTCCCATGATCAAGTGGAAGGACTTCCAGAGGCTGATGCCATGGGAGATTGTCATCCTGGTCGGAGGAGGCTATGCACTGGCTGCTGGTTGCAAG gtgtcaGGGCTGTCGGTGTGGATTGGCAGACAGCTGGAGCCCATGAGTGGTCTTCCCCCCTGGGCCGTCACCCTGCTGGCCTGCCTGCTGGTGTCGGCGGTCACAGAGTTCGCATCCAACCCAGCAACTCTCACCGTCTTCCTGCCTATCCTGTCAGCGCTG TCAGAGACGCTGTACATCAACCCTCTCCACACTTTGATCCCGTCCACCATGTGTGTGTCATTCGGGGTCATGCTTCCAGTGGGGAACCCCCCCAACGCCATTGTCTTCAGTTACGGCCACGTGCAGATCAGCGACATG GTGAAAGCAGGCTTCGGGGTGAACCTGATCGGTGTAGCAGTGGTGATGTTGGCCATCACTACTTGGGGGGTTCCCCTCTTCAACCTGACTGAGTTTCCAGCCTGGGCGGTGGCCAGGAATGTCACCGGGACCTTATAA